The proteins below are encoded in one region of Planctopirus limnophila DSM 3776:
- a CDS encoding leucyl aminopeptidase, with product MNVKASSAPAANWMGHWLMVPISENPLLNSHLEALDQESGGLLTRLREAGDLPTKAGSLLHVKGVTGLGASRLLLVGLGAPEVLSTQSLDRALTAAFRSLTDKPNLDVGVVVPPAAILGSKTPLEFVSAAVTAANLGSVGQDLYRTERARHPLAALHVISSENMASAIERGAILGEAMNLTRELVNRPAQEVNPVTVADRCSALAVEYGLTCEIFDVPRLEAERMHSMLAVAKGSAVPARMVKLDYRGAKESSSHVALVGKGVTFDSGGLSLKPTDGMLTMKCDMAGAATVLGAIVAIARLKLPVNVTAYLGLVENMVSGTSYKLGDILTARNGVTIEVLNTDAEGRLVLADVLCYAVDQGAEKIVDLATLTGACVVALGEEVAGVFSNHDEWSGQVISAAKTVGEDMWPLPTWDLYDDLIKGDVGDIKNTGGRWGGAITAAKFLQRFVGGKPWVHLDIAGPAFQSSAKAWREAGATGYGVRTLVQLAESSVIDL from the coding sequence ATGAACGTCAAAGCATCGTCTGCACCGGCTGCCAACTGGATGGGTCACTGGCTGATGGTCCCGATCAGTGAAAACCCACTGCTCAATAGTCATCTGGAAGCGTTGGATCAGGAATCGGGCGGGCTGCTGACGAGATTGCGCGAAGCGGGTGATCTGCCCACCAAAGCTGGCAGTCTGCTGCATGTCAAAGGGGTCACGGGATTGGGAGCTTCCCGGTTGCTGCTGGTGGGTCTGGGTGCTCCTGAGGTTTTATCGACACAAAGTCTGGATCGTGCGCTGACCGCAGCGTTCCGCAGCCTGACCGACAAACCGAATCTCGATGTAGGTGTCGTGGTGCCACCTGCCGCCATTCTGGGAAGTAAGACTCCCTTAGAGTTTGTTTCGGCAGCAGTGACGGCGGCGAATTTGGGTTCGGTGGGGCAGGATCTGTATCGAACAGAGCGTGCCCGTCATCCTCTCGCTGCGCTGCATGTCATTTCGAGTGAAAACATGGCCAGTGCGATTGAACGCGGAGCGATTCTGGGCGAAGCGATGAACCTGACTCGAGAGCTGGTCAATCGACCTGCTCAGGAAGTGAATCCGGTCACAGTGGCTGATCGATGCTCGGCCTTGGCCGTCGAGTATGGTCTGACGTGCGAAATTTTTGATGTGCCCCGGCTGGAAGCCGAACGCATGCATTCGATGCTGGCGGTGGCTAAAGGAAGTGCGGTTCCTGCACGGATGGTCAAACTCGATTATCGCGGTGCGAAAGAGAGTTCGAGCCATGTGGCGCTGGTTGGTAAAGGTGTGACGTTTGATTCGGGTGGACTTTCGCTGAAACCGACGGACGGCATGCTGACGATGAAGTGCGATATGGCCGGTGCAGCGACTGTGCTGGGGGCGATTGTGGCCATTGCCCGACTCAAACTCCCTGTGAACGTGACGGCTTATCTGGGGCTGGTGGAAAACATGGTGAGCGGTACCAGCTACAAGCTGGGAGACATTCTGACGGCTCGCAATGGAGTGACGATTGAGGTGCTGAACACCGATGCCGAAGGGCGGTTAGTGCTGGCGGATGTTCTGTGCTATGCCGTCGATCAGGGGGCCGAAAAGATTGTCGATCTGGCGACACTCACCGGGGCCTGTGTGGTGGCTTTGGGTGAGGAAGTGGCTGGGGTGTTCAGCAATCATGACGAATGGAGCGGGCAGGTCATCAGTGCGGCGAAAACTGTGGGCGAAGACATGTGGCCTCTGCCGACCTGGGATCTGTATGACGATCTGATTAAGGGGGATGTGGGCGATATCAAGAATACGGGTGGTCGCTGGGGTGGAGCGATTACTGCTGCCAAGTTTCTGCAGCGGTTTGTGGGAGGGAAGCCCTGGGTGCACCTGGATATTGCAGGGCCGGCCTTTCAGTCGAGTGCGAAAGCGTGGCGCGAGGCGGGTGCGACAGGTTATGGTGTTAGAACTCTTGTTCAGTTGGCTGAATCCAGTGTGATTGATCTATAG
- a CDS encoding PilZ domain-containing protein, translating into MDRRRETERRARYRTANCGSLLSAGRRLGDRRRSLRKRIYAALRILKLSGAVPGPVPGKIVDCSHEGVRLELPFMDEQLPVRVSEQLLIELRDEDLPPVSVFVEVIWVQPLGGKLLAGCQFQSALVLKQLAVLQRLCEQKPPSQVSRIHGLAELFHHSV; encoded by the coding sequence ATGGATCGTCGGCGAGAAACAGAACGGCGTGCCCGATATCGAACTGCAAATTGTGGTTCGCTATTGTCCGCAGGGCGGCGATTGGGTGATCGTCGACGATCATTAAGAAAACGGATTTATGCCGCTTTGCGGATTTTGAAGTTAAGTGGTGCTGTGCCTGGGCCTGTTCCCGGCAAGATTGTCGATTGCTCGCATGAAGGCGTGCGGCTGGAACTTCCATTTATGGATGAGCAGCTTCCGGTGCGAGTGAGCGAACAACTGCTGATCGAACTGCGCGATGAAGACCTTCCGCCTGTGAGTGTGTTTGTCGAAGTGATCTGGGTGCAACCTCTGGGTGGAAAACTTCTGGCGGGCTGCCAGTTTCAATCGGCACTGGTGCTCAAGCAACTGGCCGTGCTGCAGCGACTTTGCGAACAGAAGCCTCCGTCGCAAGTCAGCAGAATTCACGGTCTGGCAGAGTTGTTCCACCATAGTGTCTAG
- a CDS encoding tetratricopeptide repeat protein, which produces MLAINAAVANRVALPLVIWLGVMIVPGLAQNSLLGLFTGEGTAQSPVSTSFGPLNDPAQPRAGTQFAQLPPGQVTPVPAQPAPAAGVFVNPPQAIQPFDPVKARSTAVALNYSRASLHRIRKNPSVRVTHEEQTKILNHLDFNGVADEEVVKLYSSILDEVGQQRLADQERTVLTDKYQGAIAQSVTLSAFTVAAQLATASYPEAIRTGAASWWDYRTTTLNRDLDLWRVEKARLQAINQKSIQFLETSWRLARTRQIPDTWLVRSDDLDQLELAWAEPDLETRLRRLKRTEPFMEAWPPYHYYVARTEQGLGRLAEANETYEKLAKLQQGHFRKDEMLAASLANQSAIQTVLGLPEAPATARKALAASNESWESHLLAAAVLQRAGEFDVAEEAILRNLDSKAFVLPSQVALLSLYCSSGATEKLQARLADATLLKQVPVPVLVACSSVLADQTPPGLRRQLMASIQGMPKLNFGADDYVIAAQPNWNLEGAKISLEVNGHRYGKPQVAMQQGYVTASFGGVAEWGHPLSGTTERLNRATIVLEYPQLPPIRLALDPQPAADNAIVAQRGPRWQLAHIGADDSLVTKFAPRTESMLAKRRGNPVQLGTPAGEESIASSQPAIEIVDIIEDRSRGPINPFEDDPAPAVADDAASVASSSQRIGSQPVSQSQAVGQSQAVSQSQPVSQTVTKPPLIRKLPDWPHAPAKSGTP; this is translated from the coding sequence GTGTTGGCAATTAACGCTGCCGTAGCAAATCGTGTCGCACTCCCTTTAGTGATCTGGCTGGGTGTCATGATCGTCCCCGGATTGGCCCAGAACTCACTGCTCGGGCTATTCACTGGCGAGGGGACAGCTCAAAGCCCTGTGTCGACATCTTTCGGGCCACTGAATGACCCGGCCCAGCCCAGAGCCGGGACACAGTTTGCTCAATTGCCGCCAGGTCAGGTTACACCAGTTCCTGCTCAGCCAGCTCCTGCAGCAGGGGTGTTTGTGAATCCACCGCAGGCCATCCAGCCATTCGATCCCGTGAAGGCCCGTTCAACCGCCGTCGCGCTCAACTACAGCAGAGCCTCGCTGCATCGCATCCGCAAGAATCCTTCCGTGCGGGTGACACACGAAGAGCAGACGAAAATTCTCAACCATCTCGACTTCAACGGCGTGGCCGACGAAGAGGTGGTCAAGCTGTATTCGTCGATTCTCGATGAAGTGGGTCAGCAGCGTCTGGCCGATCAGGAACGAACTGTACTGACAGATAAATATCAGGGGGCGATTGCTCAAAGTGTGACTCTCAGTGCGTTCACTGTGGCCGCCCAATTAGCCACTGCCAGCTATCCCGAAGCGATTCGCACGGGAGCAGCCAGTTGGTGGGATTACCGCACGACGACACTCAATCGTGATCTCGATTTGTGGCGCGTCGAAAAAGCCCGGCTGCAGGCCATCAATCAGAAGTCGATTCAGTTTCTCGAAACCAGTTGGCGCCTTGCTCGCACCCGGCAGATTCCCGATACCTGGCTCGTTCGCAGCGACGATCTCGATCAACTCGAACTCGCATGGGCTGAACCTGATCTGGAAACCAGATTGCGGCGTCTTAAGCGCACCGAGCCCTTCATGGAAGCCTGGCCACCTTACCATTACTACGTGGCGCGAACAGAGCAGGGGTTGGGCCGCCTCGCCGAGGCCAATGAAACCTACGAAAAGCTCGCCAAGCTGCAACAGGGACATTTCCGCAAAGACGAAATGCTGGCTGCATCATTGGCCAATCAGTCGGCCATACAAACCGTGCTGGGCCTGCCCGAAGCTCCCGCCACCGCGCGGAAAGCACTGGCCGCTTCGAATGAATCATGGGAGTCTCATCTTCTTGCAGCAGCCGTCCTGCAGCGAGCCGGTGAGTTCGACGTCGCCGAAGAAGCGATTCTCAGAAATCTCGACAGCAAAGCCTTCGTATTGCCCAGTCAGGTCGCTTTGCTATCACTCTACTGCTCAAGTGGAGCGACGGAAAAGCTGCAGGCCAGATTAGCAGATGCCACGCTCCTCAAGCAGGTTCCTGTCCCGGTGCTTGTCGCGTGCAGTTCAGTGCTCGCCGATCAGACACCCCCCGGATTGCGGCGGCAACTCATGGCGTCGATTCAAGGCATGCCCAAGCTCAACTTTGGAGCAGACGATTACGTGATCGCTGCTCAACCCAACTGGAATCTCGAAGGTGCAAAGATTTCCCTCGAAGTGAATGGCCACCGTTACGGTAAGCCGCAGGTCGCCATGCAACAGGGGTACGTAACAGCCAGCTTTGGTGGAGTAGCCGAATGGGGACATCCCCTTTCCGGGACAACCGAACGTTTGAACCGAGCGACGATTGTACTCGAATATCCGCAGTTGCCACCCATTCGTCTGGCTCTCGATCCTCAACCGGCGGCTGACAATGCGATTGTCGCACAGCGCGGCCCGCGCTGGCAGTTGGCTCATATCGGGGCCGATGACTCCCTCGTAACGAAGTTTGCACCTCGCACCGAATCGATGCTCGCTAAGCGACGAGGCAATCCCGTGCAACTGGGTACCCCAGCCGGAGAAGAATCGATTGCCAGCTCTCAGCCGGCGATTGAGATCGTGGATATCATCGAGGATCGCTCGCGCGGGCCCATCAATCCCTTCGAAGATGACCCCGCACCAGCAGTAGCGGACGATGCCGCCAGCGTGGCCTCTTCGAGTCAGCGCATTGGCTCGCAGCCTGTCTCTCAGTCACAGGCTGTCGGACAATCACAAGCTGTCTCGCAATCGCAACCGGTCTCTCAGACGGTCACCAAGCCGCCACTCATCCGCAAGCTCCCCGACTGGCCACATGCCCCAGCCAAGAGCGGTACGCCGTAG
- a CDS encoding enoyl-ACP reductase FabI, whose amino-acid sequence MGLLTGKKGVILGLVNDYSIAWGITEKLHAEGAELAFTFLPDKDPANPKMERRVRKLVEPLGAKHIIPCDVQKDEDLDKAFAAIHEGLGNIDFVVHSIAYAPIDDLKGDVHACSREGFKVSMDISVYSLLAVVHRAQKIMNDGGSIITLTYLGGEKVIPGYNIMGLCKSALESAVEYLAAELGQRKIRVNAISAGPIRTLSSSAVKGIDLMLAMYDTMSPMRQNVTAEDVGKSAVYLLSDLSTGVTGETLHVDSGYHVMGAPPLDAFPAKSSS is encoded by the coding sequence ATGGGTTTGCTCACGGGCAAAAAAGGGGTAATTCTCGGGCTGGTGAATGATTATTCGATTGCCTGGGGGATCACTGAAAAGCTCCACGCTGAAGGTGCCGAACTGGCTTTCACCTTCCTGCCCGACAAAGATCCTGCCAATCCCAAAATGGAACGCCGGGTTCGCAAACTGGTTGAGCCACTGGGTGCCAAGCACATCATTCCCTGTGACGTTCAAAAAGACGAAGACCTCGATAAAGCCTTTGCTGCCATTCATGAAGGGCTGGGCAATATCGATTTTGTCGTGCATTCGATTGCTTATGCCCCGATTGACGATCTCAAAGGCGATGTCCACGCGTGCAGCCGTGAAGGCTTCAAGGTGTCGATGGATATCAGCGTCTACAGCCTGCTGGCCGTTGTGCATCGCGCTCAGAAAATCATGAACGACGGGGGGAGTATCATCACTCTCACCTACCTCGGTGGTGAAAAGGTAATCCCTGGCTACAACATCATGGGCCTGTGCAAGTCGGCTCTGGAATCGGCTGTGGAATATCTGGCAGCCGAACTGGGCCAGCGCAAGATCCGCGTGAATGCCATCAGTGCGGGGCCGATTCGCACATTGAGTTCATCAGCCGTCAAGGGGATCGACCTCATGCTGGCGATGTACGACACCATGTCGCCCATGCGGCAGAACGTCACAGCTGAAGACGTGGGCAAATCGGCTGTCTACCTGCTCAGTGATCTCTCGACCGGTGTGACAGGCGAAACGCTGCACGTTGATTCGGGCTATCATGTGATGGGTGCTCCACCTCTCGACGCCTTCCCTGCGAAATCATCCAGCTAG
- a CDS encoding NUDIX domain-containing protein: MNPSLQEPRFKKIGVALVIAWGHVIVGQRQPGQSFAGLAEFPGGKVESGEDFAAAACRECLEETGLAVAAERLLDAWQSIRVADDGIEEIFRIEFWQCRPVSLSNNLLESSLLESSLLTSSLAGAFHWVPIADLAQLKFPSANTKIIELLLSRNFSQSEEPHHGS; this comes from the coding sequence ATGAACCCCTCACTACAAGAACCGCGATTTAAAAAAATCGGCGTTGCACTGGTGATTGCCTGGGGCCATGTGATCGTGGGTCAGCGACAACCGGGTCAATCGTTCGCGGGGCTGGCTGAGTTTCCGGGCGGAAAAGTTGAGTCTGGAGAAGACTTCGCAGCGGCGGCCTGTCGCGAGTGCCTTGAAGAGACCGGGCTGGCGGTGGCTGCTGAACGCCTGCTGGATGCCTGGCAAAGCATACGAGTCGCCGATGATGGCATTGAAGAGATTTTTCGGATCGAGTTCTGGCAGTGCCGACCTGTGAGCCTCTCAAACAACTTACTCGAATCTTCCTTACTTGAATCTTCCTTACTCACATCTTCTTTGGCGGGTGCTTTTCACTGGGTGCCCATCGCAGATCTTGCCCAGCTCAAATTCCCTTCGGCCAACACAAAAATCATTGAGCTACTGTTGAGCAGGAACTTCAGCCAAAGCGAAGAACCTCATCACGGATCATGA
- a CDS encoding helix-turn-helix transcriptional regulator — MGAARLPRLLRLIQALQSGRLCNSVQLAEECGVSRRTIFRDISILQEAGIHVLYDEERQGYCMPLRLTIPASQLSLSEAISLLLFCSELSDSTTGIPFQQDARQAAMKILEGLPRSVRETVAEITESMSIRIDSRNQLIGSQSLYEVLLSALIRREQIRVRYHSLTEASPLSTLLSPYRLLFSRRSWYVIGRSSWHRTVRTFNVGRLEQLELAGTFYKIPPRFSLDRYLGNAWHLIRGTPTGQTVKVQFDKQVAMNVAEVRWHKTQTAEWLEDGSVVLSFKVDGLSEIVWWILGYGRYARVLEPVTLKAMIHEHAQQMLAT, encoded by the coding sequence ATGGGGGCAGCGCGCCTTCCTCGACTACTCAGGCTGATTCAGGCACTGCAATCTGGCAGACTGTGCAATTCTGTCCAATTGGCAGAGGAGTGCGGTGTCAGCCGCCGAACAATCTTCCGGGACATCAGCATCCTGCAGGAAGCCGGCATTCATGTCCTTTACGACGAAGAGCGGCAAGGCTACTGCATGCCTCTGCGGTTGACGATACCTGCCAGTCAGCTCAGTTTAAGTGAGGCGATCTCGCTGTTGCTGTTTTGCAGTGAACTTTCCGATTCGACCACAGGTATCCCTTTTCAACAGGATGCCCGGCAAGCGGCCATGAAGATTCTCGAAGGCTTGCCGCGCAGTGTGCGGGAGACAGTGGCTGAAATTACCGAATCGATGTCGATCCGTATCGATTCGCGAAATCAGTTGATTGGCAGCCAGTCGCTGTACGAAGTGCTGCTTTCGGCACTGATCCGTCGGGAGCAGATTCGTGTGCGGTATCACAGCCTCACGGAAGCATCGCCTCTATCGACGTTGCTGAGCCCTTATCGACTCCTTTTCAGCCGGCGAAGCTGGTACGTGATTGGGCGATCAAGCTGGCATCGCACCGTGCGGACATTCAATGTCGGCAGGCTGGAACAGCTGGAGCTGGCGGGGACGTTCTACAAAATTCCACCGCGCTTCAGCCTCGATCGTTATCTGGGAAATGCGTGGCATTTGATTCGGGGAACACCGACAGGCCAGACGGTCAAAGTGCAATTCGACAAGCAGGTGGCCATGAATGTGGCCGAAGTGCGGTGGCATAAAACACAGACAGCCGAGTGGCTTGAAGATGGCTCCGTGGTCTTGAGTTTTAAAGTCGATGGTTTGAGCGAAATCGTCTGGTGGATTCTCGGCTATGGCCGCTATGCCCGGGTGCTGGAACCCGTGACACTCAAGGCCATGATTCATGAACATGCACAGCAGATGCTGGCGACGTAA
- a CDS encoding FHA domain-containing serine/threonine-protein kinase has product MTILPQSTERPTDEARSSDDEPYGRVVFIDHQGTKLQRDLLRGSLLVGSAHGCNLRLRSNDVAPQHCLIFRDPHGLMVRDLGSSTGTLLNGQPIREMWLRGGDHLQVGGFELIVESNLADPAPPGWKLEDYLLVELLGSGGMSWLFGSRHATSGYKRAIKLLPSRYSQRMFDHFQREAKVGVGLVHPQIIRTERIVSWQNHWFIVLELFEGASLSELVELHGPLPWQLACHLIRQAALGAHYLHGAGIVHRDLKPGNLLVAYDGNLKIIDFGLALLQGEDLSHERVDGKSQILGTADYISPEQTRDSSQIDGRADVYSLGCVLYFLLTGQPLFSRKTVSEKVRAHRQEAPPPLRELLPELPASVQETLVAMLAKNVDDRPATAEEVANRLAPWSVRQPVEFDFPKLLRSRWVQAHRRLKEWVGRQQNALLDDSSDDLTNNDSESNGQKRSSSNRPVELAIFDAILHSQSPGVPRLKK; this is encoded by the coding sequence ATGACAATTCTTCCACAATCCACCGAGCGACCCACAGACGAAGCGCGGTCGTCGGATGATGAACCCTACGGAAGGGTTGTCTTTATTGACCACCAGGGGACGAAACTCCAACGCGATCTCTTACGAGGTTCTCTGCTGGTTGGTTCCGCCCATGGCTGCAATCTGCGATTGAGGTCGAATGATGTTGCCCCACAACATTGCCTGATTTTCCGCGATCCGCACGGACTCATGGTTCGCGACCTCGGAAGCTCAACGGGGACTCTGCTCAATGGTCAGCCCATTCGCGAGATGTGGCTGCGCGGCGGAGACCATCTGCAAGTCGGCGGATTCGAACTGATTGTCGAATCCAACCTTGCCGATCCTGCCCCGCCCGGCTGGAAGCTCGAAGATTATCTCCTCGTCGAACTTCTGGGTTCAGGCGGTATGAGCTGGTTGTTTGGCTCCCGGCATGCCACCTCAGGTTACAAACGGGCCATCAAACTCCTGCCCAGCAGGTATTCGCAGCGGATGTTCGATCATTTCCAGCGTGAGGCCAAAGTGGGGGTCGGTCTCGTTCATCCGCAGATCATTCGTACGGAACGGATCGTCTCGTGGCAGAACCACTGGTTTATTGTGCTCGAACTTTTTGAAGGGGCGAGCCTGTCAGAACTTGTAGAACTTCACGGCCCGCTCCCCTGGCAACTGGCGTGTCATTTGATTCGACAAGCCGCTCTGGGTGCCCATTACCTGCATGGAGCCGGTATTGTTCATCGCGATCTGAAGCCGGGCAATCTGCTTGTCGCGTACGATGGCAATTTGAAAATCATCGACTTCGGACTCGCCCTCTTACAAGGCGAAGATCTTTCGCATGAGCGAGTCGATGGCAAGAGTCAAATCCTGGGGACTGCCGACTACATCTCGCCCGAACAGACACGCGACAGCAGTCAAATCGATGGCCGGGCCGATGTCTACAGCCTGGGTTGTGTGCTCTACTTCCTGCTGACTGGCCAGCCTCTTTTCAGTCGAAAAACGGTTTCCGAGAAAGTCCGCGCTCATCGTCAGGAGGCGCCTCCTCCGCTTCGCGAACTCCTTCCCGAACTACCCGCTTCTGTGCAGGAAACACTGGTCGCCATGCTGGCAAAAAATGTGGATGATCGACCAGCCACCGCCGAGGAAGTGGCCAACCGACTGGCTCCGTGGTCGGTTCGGCAACCTGTGGAATTCGACTTCCCCAAGCTCCTCCGCAGCCGCTGGGTACAAGCGCATCGTCGGCTCAAGGAATGGGTCGGCCGCCAGCAAAACGCCCTTCTGGACGATTCGTCCGATGATCTGACGAATAACGATTCCGAGTCCAACGGCCAAAAACGTTCGTCTTCGAACCGACCCGTTGAACTGGCGATCTTCGACGCGATCCTGCATTCACAATCGCCAGGCGTCCCACGGCTCAAGAAATAG
- a CDS encoding HAD family hydrolase encodes MSVVTMASGQQSAPRKVPAVEAVCFDLDGTMFNTEHLFFEAGDTVLQKFERRMTREVMDVIIGRRPMESFTRLVEYLAIDVDPAHLLEISREAHHELIREKLAPMPGVVELLGALSKRGIPCAVTTSSPRDYAQSLVEQAGLMSHFQFFLTSADVSQGKPHPEIYLKAASTFGVRPEQMAVFEDSAAGTRAAVLARARTIAVPHEFTASHDFTGAELRVETLTDRQVYELLAV; translated from the coding sequence ATGTCGGTGGTGACGATGGCTTCCGGGCAACAGAGCGCTCCGAGAAAAGTACCTGCAGTCGAAGCTGTCTGCTTTGACCTGGATGGGACGATGTTCAATACCGAGCATCTATTTTTTGAAGCCGGCGATACAGTGCTTCAAAAATTTGAGCGGCGGATGACCCGCGAAGTGATGGATGTGATCATTGGTCGCCGCCCGATGGAGTCGTTCACCCGGCTGGTCGAGTATCTGGCGATTGATGTCGATCCTGCTCATCTTTTAGAGATTTCTCGCGAGGCTCATCATGAGCTGATCCGTGAGAAGCTCGCACCCATGCCCGGAGTGGTCGAGCTTCTGGGTGCTTTATCGAAGCGAGGAATTCCGTGTGCAGTCACGACATCTTCACCACGGGATTATGCGCAGAGTCTTGTGGAACAGGCAGGGCTGATGAGCCACTTTCAGTTTTTTCTCACCTCGGCAGATGTCTCTCAAGGGAAGCCTCACCCGGAGATCTATCTGAAGGCGGCCAGCACCTTTGGAGTTCGTCCTGAGCAGATGGCGGTGTTTGAAGACAGCGCCGCAGGGACGCGGGCGGCTGTGCTGGCCCGGGCAAGAACCATTGCGGTTCCTCATGAGTTCACTGCCAGCCATGACTTTACGGGGGCCGAGTTACGGGTCGAAACGTTGACCGACCGGCAGGTCTACGAGCTGCTGGCGGTCTGA
- a CDS encoding M28 family peptidase yields MKSLCVSGLNMSMVLSGLWALLAVVCSPAEGVAAEATKLAESKVRIQQDVGVLASDEMEGRGVGTEGLNKAAEFIRQEFQKAGLDVTRVNGGAFQTFSLPTGTKLGEPNSLKLFSPKGEELVLEKGRDFEVGAFGTSGKFEGEVAFIGYGLEDKEAKYDDYAGIDVAGKVVVCFRRTPGQGQKDGPFSPSKGGGRQGDLRSKIVAAMAHKAVAILFVNDPYTLADKERIREAAIKKAEGKVVTSAEQLADASHEDQSAKLTALKDAVTQFRRSRDAATSPVDELMPFGYAAANDGESLPAFHLRIDFLNQMLRSVGSANAVELAEEIDATMTPRSRVLTGWKAQGEATVIRQSADVHNVIGVLEGEGPLANETVVIGAHYDHVGRGGSGSLAPGSTDIHNGADDNASGTAVLIEVARLLAAQPKKPARRVVFMAFTGEELGLLGSARYCKEPIFPLDETVAMLNMDMVGRLQENKLTVFGVKTAKQFEEWLREGNKTTGFELIEKPEGFGPSDHSSFYTKKIPVLHFFTGLHPDYHRPSDDTDKLDVDGMTRVATLVNEIAQVVINTPARPEYVEVKGSANVGRSGNRPYVGTIPDFGVQEPGYAISGTAPGSPADKAGLKPGDLVIEVGGNKVTNLDDFDLALRKFKAGDKVDFTVKRKTETLKLPLELAPPR; encoded by the coding sequence ATGAAGAGTTTGTGCGTCTCTGGGCTGAATATGTCGATGGTGCTTTCGGGGTTGTGGGCATTGCTGGCGGTGGTGTGCTCACCTGCTGAGGGAGTGGCAGCCGAAGCGACAAAGCTGGCGGAGTCGAAAGTTCGCATTCAGCAGGATGTGGGCGTACTGGCCAGTGATGAGATGGAAGGCCGGGGCGTTGGTACTGAAGGTTTGAATAAAGCGGCAGAGTTCATTCGCCAGGAGTTCCAGAAGGCGGGTCTTGATGTCACGCGCGTGAATGGGGGTGCCTTTCAGACATTCTCGCTGCCGACAGGGACAAAGCTGGGTGAGCCGAATTCACTCAAGCTGTTTTCACCCAAAGGTGAAGAACTGGTGCTCGAAAAGGGACGCGACTTCGAGGTAGGTGCCTTTGGGACGAGTGGAAAATTCGAAGGGGAAGTTGCGTTTATTGGCTATGGACTCGAAGACAAAGAGGCCAAGTACGACGACTATGCCGGGATCGATGTAGCGGGAAAGGTTGTCGTTTGTTTTCGCAGAACTCCCGGGCAAGGCCAGAAGGATGGGCCATTTTCGCCGTCTAAAGGTGGCGGTCGGCAAGGTGATCTGCGGAGCAAGATTGTCGCTGCCATGGCTCACAAAGCGGTCGCCATTCTGTTTGTGAATGATCCTTATACGCTGGCCGACAAAGAACGGATTCGCGAAGCAGCGATCAAGAAAGCCGAAGGCAAAGTCGTGACCAGTGCCGAGCAACTGGCCGACGCCAGTCATGAGGATCAATCGGCCAAGCTGACGGCTTTGAAGGATGCTGTCACGCAATTCCGCCGCTCGCGGGATGCAGCAACGAGTCCTGTGGATGAACTCATGCCTTTTGGTTATGCGGCTGCGAATGATGGCGAGAGTCTCCCCGCGTTTCATTTGCGAATCGATTTTCTCAACCAGATGCTGCGCAGTGTGGGTTCGGCCAATGCTGTGGAACTCGCCGAAGAGATTGATGCGACGATGACACCACGCAGCAGGGTTCTCACGGGCTGGAAGGCCCAGGGAGAAGCCACAGTCATCCGCCAGAGTGCCGATGTGCATAACGTGATTGGAGTGCTGGAAGGCGAAGGGCCTTTGGCGAATGAAACGGTGGTGATCGGTGCGCACTACGATCATGTGGGGCGTGGTGGTTCCGGTTCGCTGGCACCGGGCTCGACAGATATTCACAACGGGGCTGATGACAATGCTTCCGGAACAGCCGTTCTGATCGAAGTGGCCCGGTTACTGGCTGCTCAGCCGAAAAAACCTGCCCGTCGTGTGGTGTTTATGGCATTTACCGGTGAAGAGCTGGGGCTGTTGGGTTCGGCACGATATTGCAAAGAGCCGATCTTCCCGCTGGATGAGACCGTGGCCATGCTCAATATGGATATGGTCGGGCGGCTGCAGGAGAACAAGCTGACTGTGTTTGGTGTGAAGACCGCGAAGCAGTTCGAAGAGTGGCTGCGCGAGGGCAATAAGACAACAGGTTTTGAACTCATCGAGAAGCCCGAAGGTTTTGGCCCGAGTGATCATTCATCGTTCTACACGAAGAAGATCCCGGTGCTGCACTTCTTCACCGGGTTACATCCCGATTATCACCGCCCCTCGGACGATACGGATAAGCTTGATGTCGATGGCATGACGCGCGTGGCGACTCTCGTCAATGAGATCGCTCAAGTCGTTATTAACACTCCTGCCCGGCCTGAGTATGTCGAAGTGAAAGGCTCGGCCAATGTGGGACGTTCAGGGAACAGGCCTTATGTCGGGACGATCCCGGATTTTGGCGTTCAGGAACCGGGCTATGCGATCAGTGGGACAGCACCAGGTTCACCAGCCGACAAGGCCGGGCTGAAGCCTGGCGATCTCGTGATTGAAGTGGGTGGCAATAAAGTGACCAACCTGGATGACTTCGACTTAGCACTGCGGAAGTTCAAGGCCGGCGACAAGGTCGATTTCACCGTGAAACGCAAGACCGAGACCCTCAAGCTTCCCCTGGAACTGGCACCACCCCGGTAA